In Brachyhypopomus gauderio isolate BG-103 chromosome 2, BGAUD_0.2, whole genome shotgun sequence, the DNA window ACGTTTCTAAATGACTTtgtgaaatacaaaaaaacAACCAACTGAAAACGTTTGTGCTGAAGCAAGGCAAGGCTGCTTATTTCTGTGATTCTAAAATCATCTTGctatgttggtgtgtttgtccaTGGTTTGAAGCTGCTTTTGTGAAGTGAGCTGGAGGTGACGAAGGGAGCGTGTTCACAGCGCCTGTCGTGACTTCTCGCTTCTCCTCAACACTCCCTCTGTGGCTGTGGAACCTAAAGCACGTGTGGAAGGGCTGGATTATCCACGCGCACGATTTAGTATTTAGTATTTTCCTTCATGCAAATGCTTCAAAACCTTTGGCTTGATAGTATTACATGTTTATTCCAAAACAGACCCAGTTCTCATTTCATTCGTGTATATAAAAAATCACCAGAGTGACAAACATTGAAAGGGATGTAATTTAAAAAAGGAACCACTGTATGAATATGCAGTTTCCATTTGGTTTCTGATTTAAATATTATTCACACTCTGAGTGCAAAACTACTTTAATAACCAATTTGGGGTCTATATTCAAAGTACACACAGATTGCTAGTTCTAAcaggtttttccaaaacttCAGTCATTTTGACCTGTAAAGAGGGCACATAGGCATACCACAGTGATCCGGGGCAAAGATAAGCCAGACTCCACATAATTAAACCAACTTTGGTAATCTTAATTAAACATGTAACCACTTCTTTTAAGTCAAGGTAGATAGGGTTGTCCTCTGTGCGACTCGGGCCTAATTAACTGATGATTCTGCTTTCAATTAAAGCTCAGGGATTTCAGTAGAGTCACTAGTGGTTAAGAGCTATCAATTTGGTGACAGCATCCACTGTCAAATGGCACCAAGTGGAAAAAAACCCAGCAGGCATACTGGGGAGCAGCAGTGAACTTACACTAACAGAGTGCAGTTTTCTGAAGGGAGCTGGGGAAAGTAATACTTTGTCTTTGGTATGGTAACGACTAATGAAAGTATAATGAAGGTACGATGAAGAACAGATATTATCCAATGAttctaataataaaaacaaataaaagacaTTCTGTGTAGCCCTGCACTGAAGCTATGCTAATGCTATTTAAGTGACATCAGCCTTCACTTTTTCTGTCTTTGGTATAACTCCCAGGGAAATTTCACAACGCTGTTCTGTTTTATACTGACATTTGGTTCGGTATTCTGTCATCACTCAATCCGCGTAAaccctttctgtctgtctcgcaCTGCAGATGTGTCAGTGAGCCTGCTGTCGCTGGTAGTGACCGCCTGTGGCCTGGCTTTGTTTGGCGTCTCACTCTTTGTCTCCTGGAAGCTGTGCTGGATTCCATGGCGGGAGCGAGGTCTCTCTCCTGGCACCAAAGAGGGTCAACCAGAccaccccctcccaccccctccgCCCCTACAACCACAGCCCATCTACACAGAGGTGGACACCACCCTCGATCGCCGGAGCCAGCCTCGTGGTTCGGTGGTTAAGGAGTCGACGGTGCCCCCCACGCCAGtctccccaccaccccccagCTCTCCCCCACCAGTTCCGGTGCCTGAAACAGCCCTGAAGATCAGCCACACCTCGCCTGACATCGCCCTAGAGGCGGAGTGCAAGACGGCGGAGAATGGAGTCTATGGAAACAGTCGCATACAGAGGCAAATCACTGATCCATCCTCAACCTGTGTTCGGTCAGTGAGGTTAGACAGAGGCATTTATATTTGTTCTTGCATAAAGTGCCTCAACACCTTCTTAGATGAAGTACGCTCACTAAAAGATCTGTTCTCCTGTTCTCCTTGTAGCCAAACTTCTATCCATCTATATGTTATCTAATGTCTATATGATTCTCCTCCAGATTACAGTGGTGAAGTTCATCAACTCTTGTCCTTTGTCATCTCATTTACAGGCCAGGCTCTATCCGGCGTCATATGAACCAGTCCAATCCTGACTTTATGGTAGCTCAGTTCCAGAGACAAGACTCTCTGACGGGCATGAGCCTCGGGCGTCTCAAACCAGAGTTGTACAAGCAGCGCTCTCTGGACGGAGAGGAGACACGAGCTGGCCGGGGGGGTACCTGCGGCCGCCTCCATTTTGTCCTCAAATATGACTGTGATCTGGAGCAGCTCATCGTCAAGATCCATCGTGCCCAAGACCTTCCTGCAAAGGACTTTTCTGGCACCTCAGACCCCTATGTTAAGATCTATCTTCTGCCCGATCGCAAGACCAAGCACCAGACCAAGGTGCACCGGAAGACTCTGAACCCCGTGTTTGATGAAGTCTTCCTCTTCCCTGTGGCGTATGCTGAGCTTCCAACACGAAAGCTTCACTTCACTGTTTACGATTTTGACCGCTTCTCACGTCATGACATCATTGGACAAGTGGTGGTAGACAACTTCCTGGACCTGGTAGACTTTCCCCGGGAGACCAAGCTGTGTAGGGACATCCATTATGTGTCCTCGGTGAGTAGTCCTCTAATTATGACTTTACTCACTCAAATACCAGAATTTCTATTCTTAGTTAATGTTATTGTCAAATTATTAATTGttctatatgtatatgtatctaTATGTAAATTCCTTTCATGTTGATCTTTGACAGAATCAGCATTTTGCACATTTTGCAGTTGCTAAGTTGTCCCTAGGTAAATTCCCCTATGTTGTGGGTTTTCAGTAACGTCAAGTTTAATCAGTTTGGTTACTATGTTGAGATTCACCTCCCATCATGAAATTATCGTTGCAGTCATCAACTCCAGGTGTCACTCGTTTTTAAGAAACTATACAAATATTGCAATGCGAAAATCTGTGAGTACCATTGCATTTCTATGTCTGTCCTTTAATGGGGGATCAACTGGACCTGCTAAATCTGTACGTTCTAGTTCCAGTACATCTTTAGGTCAATTGTCAGGATCTCGGTTTCCACTTTGTGTTATCTTTCCCTGAATACACAGTGAAGATTAGATTTATCAACATCACCTTTAATTCTCATTCACTTACATTAGTATATCATTGTAACACACAGTGACCAAGAATCACTTAGTCGCAAATGTCACTTTTTTCATCAAGTGTTCATCAAGATAGTTTTCCAAATTATGCTGAATGTTATCTTATTATATGATATGCAAAATTCTTGACTTCATAATGCAGGCTAAGGTCATGTAATACTATGACTAATAGCATCTGGCTACTTGATGTTGGCTaacaccagtggggaaccgtcagggccctctacgccctctcagatggcctaaaatattcttaaaacataaatatatataatataatttatccaattttatttgatctACTTTCAgcttgacaatcgacatctaaacaattacaaaaatataagcaaataaattattcacccgtgtctattcaatctgtgttggaagagaagtggaagcctgtgagcctgtgtctccccctatcaggactgtgatgcccgctgttcgtttacagagggcctggcagttataattcagcgcaataccagtttcaaatgacagtaaaattgaccaatcatatcttccctcttagtgggtgggcttaactgtatgataatttccgcccactgtcgttagcgtaccaccgctagctagtttcgattcattcctttgatgtcctcgtgcacgttatttacatattccgctcccgaggaacacggaactgtgaaccttattttgttggaaccttattttgcttaagaagttatctaatacagatattattgtttattgcgttttaaaagctgtactgtcgtctcaatttttttattatttttaaattgcagttaattaggagagaaaacaaatttttttcggggggggtgggagcgggcccaggtttaatggtcatggTTTGCTA includes these proteins:
- the syt9a gene encoding synaptotagmin-9 isoform X1 yields the protein MPVDREAEICQKALELLSDLCSKGEVQNENCLDFIYYFRDLARPRYSESDVSVSLLSLVVTACGLALFGVSLFVSWKLCWIPWRERGLSPGTKEGQPDHPLPPPPPLQPQPIYTEVDTTLDRRSQPRGSVVKESTVPPTPVSPPPPSSPPPVPVPETALKISHTSPDIALEAECKTAENGVYGNSRIQRQITDPSSTCVRSVRPGSIRRHMNQSNPDFMVAQFQRQDSLTGMSLGRLKPELYKQRSLDGEETRAGRGGTCGRLHFVLKYDCDLEQLIVKIHRAQDLPAKDFSGTSDPYVKIYLLPDRKTKHQTKVHRKTLNPVFDEVFLFPVAYAELPTRKLHFTVYDFDRFSRHDIIGQVVVDNFLDLVDFPRETKLCRDIHYVSSDNVDLGDLMFSLCYLPTAGRLTITMIKARNLKAMDITGASDPYVKVSLMCEGRRLKKRKTSTKRNTLNPVYNEAIVFDVPPENIDQISLLIAVMDYDRVGHNEVIGVCRVGNDAESLGRDHWNEMLTYPRKPIARWHPLVEYQGSGGGSQTGSCNSLKTPPSP
- the syt9a gene encoding synaptotagmin-9 isoform X2, whose product is MPVDREAEICQKALELLSDLCSKGEVQNENCLDFIYYFRDLARPRYSESDVSVSLLSLVVTACGLALFGVSLFVSWKLCWIPWRERGLSPGTKEGQPDHPLPPPPPLQPQPIYTEVDTTLDRRSQPRGSVVKESTVPPTPVSPPPPSSPPPVPVPETALKISHTSPDIALEAECKTAENGVYGNSRIQRQITDPSSTCVRPGSIRRHMNQSNPDFMVAQFQRQDSLTGMSLGRLKPELYKQRSLDGEETRAGRGGTCGRLHFVLKYDCDLEQLIVKIHRAQDLPAKDFSGTSDPYVKIYLLPDRKTKHQTKVHRKTLNPVFDEVFLFPVAYAELPTRKLHFTVYDFDRFSRHDIIGQVVVDNFLDLVDFPRETKLCRDIHYVSSDNVDLGDLMFSLCYLPTAGRLTITMIKARNLKAMDITGASDPYVKVSLMCEGRRLKKRKTSTKRNTLNPVYNEAIVFDVPPENIDQISLLIAVMDYDRVGHNEVIGVCRVGNDAESLGRDHWNEMLTYPRKPIARWHPLVEYQGSGGGSQTGSCNSLKTPPSP